GAACGTGGAGGTCAACGACGACGAGCTCGGCCTTCTCGCCTCCGACGAGCTGAATCCGCAGAAGGCGCGGATCCTCCTGACCCTCGCCCTGCTCAAGCCGCGCCCGCTTCCGGAGCTCCAGAACCTGTTCTACGCGTACTGACCATGATCTGGATCGAGCTCCTCATCTTCCTGGCGTGCATCCTCGTGGGTGCACGCCTGGGAGGGATCGCCCTCGGCACGATCGCGGGGATCGGGCTCGTCGTCTTCGTCTTCGGCTTCGCGCTTCCCCCGGGCGGTCCCCCGGGGGTCGTCATCGGGATGATCCTCGCGGTCATCACGGCCCTCGCCACGATGCAGGCGGCGGGAGGGCTCGACTACCTCGTGGGGCTCGCCGAGCGGATCCTGCGCAAGAACCCGCAGTACATCACCTTCGTCGCGCCGATCGTCACCTACGTCCTCGTCCTGGCGTCCGGCACGGCGCACGTCATCTACGCGCTCCTCCCGGTCATCGCCGAGGTCTCCCGCAAGGCCGGAATCCGTCCCGAGCGTCCGCTGTCGATCAGCGTGATCGCGGGCTGCCAGGGGGTCGTCGCGTCCCCCATCTCGGCCGCGACGGTCGCGATGATGGGCCTCCTGGCCGCGCGGGACGTCTCCCTTCCCCGGATGCTGGCGATCCTGATCCCCTCCACGTTCCTTGCGGTTGTGATCGGCGCGTTGTCCGTCGCGTGGCGGGGGAAGAAGCTCTCGGAGGACGCCGCGTACGGGAAGCTCCTCGCCGAGGGAAAGGTGAAGCCGCCGGAGGCGCTTCCGGAGCTGCGCGGGCGGATGCTCCTCAACGCCCGAGGCTCGACGATCCTCTTCCTCGCGGGGATCGTCGCCGTCGTGCTGATCGGGATGTTCCCCGACCTGAGGCCCGCCTACACCGTCGGCGGGAGCGAGGGGGCGACGACCGACCAGGTGGACATGGGGGCGGCGATCATGATCGTGATGATCGCGATCTCCGGGCTGACGATGGTCCTGTTCAAGGCCTCGCCGGAGACCGCGCTCAAGGGCACGATCATGAAGAGCGGCGTCACCGCGGTGATCTGCATCATCGGGGTGGCCTGGCTCGGGTCGTCGTTTTTCGAGGGGAACAGGCCGGCGATCGTCGGCGGGATCTCGGGGCTCATCGGGCAGTACCCCTGGACCTTCGCCGCCGGGCTGTTCTTCCTCTCGGCGATGCTCTTCAGCGCCGCCGCGACGGTCGCGATCCTCGTCCCCGTCGGGGTGGCGCTCGACCTGCCGACCGCGCTGCTCGTCGCCTTCTACCCGGCGGCGAACACCATGTTCCTGCTTCCGACCTACGGGACCCTGCTCGCCGCGGTGTCGTTCGATCAGACGGGGACGACGCGTATC
The genomic region above belongs to Candidatus Polarisedimenticolaceae bacterium and contains:
- a CDS encoding anaerobic C4-dicarboxylate transporter; translated protein: MIWIELLIFLACILVGARLGGIALGTIAGIGLVVFVFGFALPPGGPPGVVIGMILAVITALATMQAAGGLDYLVGLAERILRKNPQYITFVAPIVTYVLVLASGTAHVIYALLPVIAEVSRKAGIRPERPLSISVIAGCQGVVASPISAATVAMMGLLAARDVSLPRMLAILIPSTFLAVVIGALSVAWRGKKLSEDAAYGKLLAEGKVKPPEALPELRGRMLLNARGSTILFLAGIVAVVLIGMFPDLRPAYTVGGSEGATTDQVDMGAAIMIVMIAISGLTMVLFKASPETALKGTIMKSGVTAVICIIGVAWLGSSFFEGNRPAIVGGISGLIGQYPWTFAAGLFFLSAMLFSAAATVAILVPVGVALDLPTALLVAFYPAANTMFLLPTYGTLLAAVSFDQTGTTRIGKYVLNHSFMLPGLVTTVSAVILAMVLSSLLPL